A region from the Euleptes europaea isolate rEulEur1 chromosome 13, rEulEur1.hap1, whole genome shotgun sequence genome encodes:
- the LOC130485863 gene encoding nyctalopin-like, producing MCKCSSEAIIYCGRAGLRSLPRDIVASTVSLNLSNNFLRILAADAFGNLTFLSSLWLDHNNLTFLYPGAFKSLYNLRVLYLSRNSRLTYLHANTFQGLDNLISLDLSRCNLFEIHPFMFSHLPSLEVLDLTANNMRYVPQAFRSLTSLTRLSLERNHIEAIGRDSLKAMKALKDLNLRKNRIWTIHHDAFLQLDRLCVLNLGHNHLSDLPNQLFSGLAQLKIIRLEANRLTRINCDFYGLRSLRKLYLNNNRIVFIAAAAFSPLKELSFLHLNRNNLSHLSSRLFMELPKLRYVFLSHNPWECDCGMLWFSTWILTYQGVIEGLHCTIPVVQNTSLLGLLTQDALASCSPPSGLMEEDACDGPHTNGAFPPSAAPETLLCFLLTLQLWLSAARSLCGQPDAATS from the coding sequence ATGTGTAAATGTTCTTCGGAAGCCATTATCTACTGTGGCAGAGCTGGACTCAGAAGCCTCCCAAGAGACATCGTAGCTTCGACCGTCTCACTGAACCTGTCCAATAATTTTTTGCGTATCTTAGCTGCCGATGCCTTTGGCAACCTCACTTTTCTAAGTAGCCTCTGGCTGGATCACAACAATCTAACTTTCTTGTACCCAGGTGCATTTAAGTCCCTCTACAACCTGAGGGTGCTGTATCTCAGCAGGAATTCTAGGCTGACCTACCTTCATGCCAACACCTTCCAAGGTTTAGACAACCTCATCAGCTTGGACTTATCCCGCTGCAATCTCTTTGAGATCCACCCGTTCATGTTCTCCCACTTGCCTTCTCTGGAAGTGCTCGACCTGACCGCCAACAACATGCGTTATGTCCCGCAAGCTTTCCGAAGCTTGACCAGTCTCACGAGACTGTCTCTGGAGAGGAATCACATCGAAGCCATCGGCAGAGACTCGCTGAAGGCCATGAAAGCTCTGAAGGACTTGAACCTCCGCAAGAATCGAATCTGGACCATCCACCATGATGCCTTTCTCCAACTAGACAGGCTCTGCGTGTTAAATTTAGGGCACAACCATCTCTCTGATTTGCCTAACCAGCTTTTCAGTGGATTAGCCCAGCTCAAGATCATACGCCTCGAGGCAAACAGGCTCACCAGGATCAACTGTGACTTTTACGGCCTGCGCAGCCTGAGGAAGCTGTATCTAAACAACAATCGCATCGTGTTCATTGCCGCCGCCGCCTTCTCACCTCTGAAGGAACTGAGCTTTCTTCACTTAAACAGGAATAACCTGAGCCATCTCTCCAGCCGCCTATTTATGGAGCTACCCAAGCTGAGGTACGTCTTCTTGTCCCATAACCCCTGGGAGTGTGATtgtggaatgttgtggttttccaCCTGGATACTGACCTACCAAGGGGTGATCGAAGGCCTGCACTGCACCATCCCTGTGGTTCAGAACACGTCATTGCTCGGCCTCCTTACCCAAGATGCCTTAGCCAGCTGCTCACCTCCGTCGGGGCTAATGGAGGAGGATGCCTGCGACGGGCCCCACACAAACGGAGCTTTCCCTCCATCTGCTGCTCCTGAGACGCTGCTTTGCTTCCTGCTCACTTTGCAGCTTTGGCTCTCGGCCGCTCGGTCCTTATGTGGACAACCAGATGCAGCCACAAgttaa
- the PLS3 gene encoding plastin-3 isoform X1 yields the protein MANVTQISKDELEELREAFAKVDLNSNGFICDYELHELFKEANLPLPGYKVREIIQKLMIDGDKNKDGRISFEEFVYIFQEVKSSDIAKTFRKAINRKEGICAIGGTSELSSEGTQHSYSEEEKYAFVNWINKALENDPDCRHVIPMNPNTDDLFKAVGDGIVLCKMINLSVPDTIDERAINKKKLTPFIIQENLNLALNSASAIGCHVVNIGAEDLREGKPHLVLGLLWQIIKIGLFADIELSRNEALAALLREGETLEDLMKLSPEELLLRWANFHLENAGWHKINNFSSEIKLTDFNNSVKDSRAYFHLLNQIAPKGQKEGEPQIDINMSGFNEKDDLKRAECMLQQADRLGCRQFVTPADVVSGNPKLNLAFVANLFNKYPALTKPENQDIDWTLLEGETREERTFRNWMNSQGVSPHVNHLYADLQDALVILQLYEKIKVPVDWNKVNKPPYPKLGANMKKLENCNYAVDLGKHPAKFSLVGIGGQDLNDGNQTLTLALVWQLMRRYTLNVLEDLGDGQKANDDIIVSWVNRTLREAEKSSSIQSFKDKSISSSLAVVDLIDAIQPGCINYDLVKTGDLSEEDKHSNAKYAVSMARRIGARVYALPEDLVEVKPKMVMTVFACLMGRGMKRV from the exons ATGGCCAACGTTACACAGATATCCAAAGATGAACTAGAAGAACTCCGAGAGGCCTTTGCCAAAGTGG ACCTCAACAGCAATGGGTTTATTTGCGACTATGAACTGCACGAGCTCTTCAAAGAAGCCAACCTGCCTCTTCCTGGCTACAAAGTGAGGGAGATCATTCAGAAACTCATGATCGATGGTGACAAAAACAAAGATGGAAGGATCAGCTTTGAAGAATTTGTTTAC ATCTTTCAAGAGGTGAAGAGCAGTGACATTGCTAAAACGTTCAGAAAAGCGATCAACCGGAAAGAAGGCATTTGCGCTATTGGTGGGACATCCGAGCTGTCTAGTGAAGGCACCCAGCACTCTTACTCAG AGGAAGAAAAATACGCCTTTGTGAACTGGATAAACAAAGCCTTAGAAAACGACCCAGATTGCAGGCATGTCATTCCAATGAACCCAAACACAGATGATCTCTTCAAAGCTGTTGGGGATGGGATTGTTCTGTG TAAAATGATCAACCTTTCCGTTCCTGACACAATTGATGAAAGAGCAATCAACAAGAAGAAGCTGACACCATTCATAATTCAG GAGAATTTGAATTTGGCTCTGAACTCAGCCTCTGCCATTGGGTGCCACGTGGTCAACATTGGAGCTGAGGATCTGCGGGAAGGGAAGCCACACCTGGTCCTGGGACTCCTCTGGCAGATTATCAAGATCGGCTTGTTTGCAGACATAGAGCTCAGCCGAAATGAAG CTCTGGCTGCATTGCTTCGAGAGGGGGAAACCTTAGAGGACCTGATGAAATTGTCCCCAGAAGAGCTGCTCCTGAGATGGGCGAACTTCCACTTGGAAAATGCCGGGTGGCACAAGATCAATAACTTCAGCTCGGAGATCAAG CTTACTGACTTCAATAACTCTGTTAAG GACTCCAGGGCATATTTCCATCTCCTCAACCAAATTGCACCCAAAGGGCAGAAAGAAGGAGAGCCACAGATTGATATTAACATGTCTGGCTTTAAT GAGAAAGATGACTTGAAGAGGGCCGAGTGCATGTTGCAGCAGGCAGACAGGCTGGGCTGCCGGCAGTTTGTTACTCCAGCGGACGTTGTCAGTGGTAACCCTAAGCTGAACCTGGCCTTCGTTGCAAACTTGTTTAACAAGTACCCAGCGCTCACCAAGCCTGAGAACCAGGACATTGACTGGACCCTGCTGGAAG GTGAGACCCGAGAAGAGAGAACATTCCGCAACTGGATGAATTCCCAGGGCGTCAGCCCACACGTCAACCACCTCTACGC aGACCTGCAGGATGCCCTGGTGATTTTACAGCTCTACGAAAAGATCAAAGTTCCCGTAGACTGGAATAAAGTCAACAAGCCCCCCTATCCAAAACTTGGTGCAAACATGAAAAAG CTAGAAAATTGCAATTATGCCGTAGACTTGGGGAAGCATCCTGCGAAATTCTCCCTGGTTGGCATTGGCGGGCAGGATCTCAATGATGGGAACCAGACCCTCACGCTGGCTTTAGTGTGGCAGCTGATGAGAAG GTATACCCTGAATGTCCTTGAAGATCTTGGGGATGGTCAGAAAGCCAATGATGACATCATCGTTAGCTGGGTGAACAGGACCTTGAGAGAAGCAGAGAAGTCGAGTTCCATTCAGAGCTTTAAG GACAAGTCGATCAGCAGCAGCTTGGCAGTTGTGGATTTAATCGATGCTATCCAGCCCGGTTGTATAAATTATGACCTTGTAAAGACGGGAGATCTATCGGAGGAAGACAAACACAGTAACGCCAA GTACGCTGTGTCAATGGCTAGAAGAATTGGCGCCAGAGTCTACGCTCTGCCCGAAGACCTCGTAGAGGTGAAGCCCAAGATGGTGATGACGGTGTTTGCCTGCTTGATGGGCCGAGGAATGAAGAGAGTTTAA
- the PLS3 gene encoding plastin-3 isoform X2, with product MANVTQISKDELEELREAFAKVDLNSNGFICDYELHELFKEANLPLPGYKVREIIQKLMIDGDKNKDGRISFEEFVYIFQEVKSSDIAKTFRKAINRKEGICAIGGTSELSSEGTQHSYSEEEKYAFVNWINKALENDPDCRHVIPMNPNTDDLFKAVGDGIVLCKMINLSVPDTIDERAINKKKLTPFIIQENLNLALNSASAIGCHVVNIGAEDLREGKPHLVLGLLWQIIKIGLFADIELSRNEALAALLREGETLEDLMKLSPEELLLRWANFHLENAGWHKINNFSSEIKDSRAYFHLLNQIAPKGQKEGEPQIDINMSGFNEKDDLKRAECMLQQADRLGCRQFVTPADVVSGNPKLNLAFVANLFNKYPALTKPENQDIDWTLLEGETREERTFRNWMNSQGVSPHVNHLYADLQDALVILQLYEKIKVPVDWNKVNKPPYPKLGANMKKLENCNYAVDLGKHPAKFSLVGIGGQDLNDGNQTLTLALVWQLMRRYTLNVLEDLGDGQKANDDIIVSWVNRTLREAEKSSSIQSFKDKSISSSLAVVDLIDAIQPGCINYDLVKTGDLSEEDKHSNAKYAVSMARRIGARVYALPEDLVEVKPKMVMTVFACLMGRGMKRV from the exons ATGGCCAACGTTACACAGATATCCAAAGATGAACTAGAAGAACTCCGAGAGGCCTTTGCCAAAGTGG ACCTCAACAGCAATGGGTTTATTTGCGACTATGAACTGCACGAGCTCTTCAAAGAAGCCAACCTGCCTCTTCCTGGCTACAAAGTGAGGGAGATCATTCAGAAACTCATGATCGATGGTGACAAAAACAAAGATGGAAGGATCAGCTTTGAAGAATTTGTTTAC ATCTTTCAAGAGGTGAAGAGCAGTGACATTGCTAAAACGTTCAGAAAAGCGATCAACCGGAAAGAAGGCATTTGCGCTATTGGTGGGACATCCGAGCTGTCTAGTGAAGGCACCCAGCACTCTTACTCAG AGGAAGAAAAATACGCCTTTGTGAACTGGATAAACAAAGCCTTAGAAAACGACCCAGATTGCAGGCATGTCATTCCAATGAACCCAAACACAGATGATCTCTTCAAAGCTGTTGGGGATGGGATTGTTCTGTG TAAAATGATCAACCTTTCCGTTCCTGACACAATTGATGAAAGAGCAATCAACAAGAAGAAGCTGACACCATTCATAATTCAG GAGAATTTGAATTTGGCTCTGAACTCAGCCTCTGCCATTGGGTGCCACGTGGTCAACATTGGAGCTGAGGATCTGCGGGAAGGGAAGCCACACCTGGTCCTGGGACTCCTCTGGCAGATTATCAAGATCGGCTTGTTTGCAGACATAGAGCTCAGCCGAAATGAAG CTCTGGCTGCATTGCTTCGAGAGGGGGAAACCTTAGAGGACCTGATGAAATTGTCCCCAGAAGAGCTGCTCCTGAGATGGGCGAACTTCCACTTGGAAAATGCCGGGTGGCACAAGATCAATAACTTCAGCTCGGAGATCAAG GACTCCAGGGCATATTTCCATCTCCTCAACCAAATTGCACCCAAAGGGCAGAAAGAAGGAGAGCCACAGATTGATATTAACATGTCTGGCTTTAAT GAGAAAGATGACTTGAAGAGGGCCGAGTGCATGTTGCAGCAGGCAGACAGGCTGGGCTGCCGGCAGTTTGTTACTCCAGCGGACGTTGTCAGTGGTAACCCTAAGCTGAACCTGGCCTTCGTTGCAAACTTGTTTAACAAGTACCCAGCGCTCACCAAGCCTGAGAACCAGGACATTGACTGGACCCTGCTGGAAG GTGAGACCCGAGAAGAGAGAACATTCCGCAACTGGATGAATTCCCAGGGCGTCAGCCCACACGTCAACCACCTCTACGC aGACCTGCAGGATGCCCTGGTGATTTTACAGCTCTACGAAAAGATCAAAGTTCCCGTAGACTGGAATAAAGTCAACAAGCCCCCCTATCCAAAACTTGGTGCAAACATGAAAAAG CTAGAAAATTGCAATTATGCCGTAGACTTGGGGAAGCATCCTGCGAAATTCTCCCTGGTTGGCATTGGCGGGCAGGATCTCAATGATGGGAACCAGACCCTCACGCTGGCTTTAGTGTGGCAGCTGATGAGAAG GTATACCCTGAATGTCCTTGAAGATCTTGGGGATGGTCAGAAAGCCAATGATGACATCATCGTTAGCTGGGTGAACAGGACCTTGAGAGAAGCAGAGAAGTCGAGTTCCATTCAGAGCTTTAAG GACAAGTCGATCAGCAGCAGCTTGGCAGTTGTGGATTTAATCGATGCTATCCAGCCCGGTTGTATAAATTATGACCTTGTAAAGACGGGAGATCTATCGGAGGAAGACAAACACAGTAACGCCAA GTACGCTGTGTCAATGGCTAGAAGAATTGGCGCCAGAGTCTACGCTCTGCCCGAAGACCTCGTAGAGGTGAAGCCCAAGATGGTGATGACGGTGTTTGCCTGCTTGATGGGCCGAGGAATGAAGAGAGTTTAA